The sequence caaaaacacaaagcaaggctGGTAGCTAAAGGCTATTCACAACAGCCTGGAGTCGACTACAACGAAACTTTCGCACCCGTAGCACGACTGGATACTATAAGAGCTCTTGTGGCATTGgcagctcaacgaaggtggaagattcaccaactagatgtgaaatcagcctttctaaatgggtttctagaagaagaaatatacatcgagcaaccacaagggttcattcaaaaaggaaaagaagaaaaagtcctaaagctcaagaaagccttatatggacttaaacaagcaccacgtgcttggtatagccgcattgatagctacttcacaagttcaggattcaggaggagtcaaagtgagcccacactctacatcaaaacccaaggtaactctgacactctcattatttccttgtatgtcgatgatcttatatatacgggaaacaatgagagaatgatacaagagtttaaagaagacatgatgaaaacgttcgagatgagcgaccttggattgatgtgttattttcttggcatcgaaatcagtcaagaaaatgaaggcatcttcatatgccaaaagaaatacacggaaaatctcctgaaaaaatttaaactatacggttgtaaaATCGTAGCCACGCCACTAGTTGTCAATGAAAAGATGAGAAaagaagatggatcggagaaagcagatgcttcaagattcagaagtctcattggaagCCTACTTTATTTAACAGCAACAAGACCAGACATCATGTACGCAACGAGTCTATTATCCAGGTACATgaaaaaccctactcaaatacattacggagcttctaaaagaattttaagatacttgcaaggtaccatggactatggaatatggtacaagcccactatagactcgaagcttcatggatacactgatagtgattgggccggatctgtggatgacatgagaagtacttccggatacgcattcacacttggatctggtgtattctcatggacatcaaagaaacaagaaacggtggcacaatcgTCAGCCGAAGCCGAGTACATCGCAGCCGctaactcagctaatcaagctaaaTGGCTAAGAAGAATACTTGAAGACATGTGCGAAAAACAAGATGAAGCTACTCAAATATTCTGCGACAATAAGTCTGCAATCGCGATGGCAAAGAATCCAGTGTTCCATGGTAGAACAAAACACATTGATATCAAATATCACGTTCTGCGAGAAGTCTCCGCCAGAAAAGAAATTGAACTAAAATACTGCAAGACCGAAGAACAGgttgcagatattttcactaaagcactaccAAGACCCAAGTTCGAGTTCCTACGCAACATGCTCGGAGTAACACCGAAATACATTAAAGAGGAGTGTTAAAACTATTAATGTATTTCTAGATATTAGTAGAATTAACTAATAGATATTTTACTAAGTATATACTAGAAGATAGTAGATGTAAAGGAAGTCAAAATATAAGAAATGTCTAGAAAAAGTCCACCGACATTTGTGGGCTATAAATAGCCAAGTTGTGTTGCATTTGAGATGTACCAAATTCTCAACCAATAAAAAGAATCCACTTCTTAAACTAAGTCTTCTTCACTTccaatatttcaataaacatcccctcCATTTTAATAACATTTCAACTAAAACTAATAAACTATAAACTAATCAATCACAAATTATAAAACTACTACATTTCTAACAGTAAGCTTAAGATTAGACACTAAAGTCATTAAAGTCTAACCAAATAGGCAAATAATACTATTCTGCAATGCATTTGACACAGTAATAAATTAAATTTTCAGGACAATAATTGTTTCTGCTACTCAACCAATGCCACCTCTATTGAATAAGTTCTATAATCAAAGTTGAAAAGATCCTTTAGGATAATTTTATACTTCCTGCATTTACACAAGAACAAATTACATACTCTATATAGGTCTAAATATACATACACATGAAACTTTTTTTCTATAATCTTATGGACTTTATCTCTCATTTGTGTGTCGATGGGCTTCTTCCTCCTAAAGTCTCTAGCCTTTCTAAATATGTAAGTTTCTTGCTGTTTGCAGCCGATGATTGTTTTGTCAACGCGTTTCCATTTGATAAGTCATCTTTTGTCCCATTTTCATGTTCTAAAGTCCAACTCGTGAAGTCAGATAACGTCATTGATATTGGTGCATCGGAAAAGTTTATATTTTCCAACTCTTCTTTTGCATTGAGGAATTTTCCTGATGCCATTGATACGAAATCATTAAGAGGGTTTCTTTTTATATCCCCTGATTTATTTTTTACAAGATTATCTGCATGCAATACATCTTCAATTCGTGACATCACTTTGTGTGCTAAGCTTTCGAGTATTCTTGAATAGCTCTCAAGAATGGCGTGGCCGATATCCTGCATGAGTAAAAGTGACAATTTGAGTAACGGGTCATAATGGGTAATTTCTAATACGGGTCAAGTTAGGTTCATAGGTTGACCCAACAACACCTTCTAGCCTACTTTTATGAGCCTGTTGAATAGTAATAACATGCTAATCTAACTTCTGAAAATAAAGCTATTTCCGAGGATCTAAGAAAAGGCAAATGGGTGGATCCAGTAACGGGTCAAATTGGGTAAGATTTCTTAGTGTTGGTCACTTGGTCTGTAgcaattattatcatttaaatattGAAAACAAATAAATAATTAGTATGTCTATTCCTTTAATACTTTACATATTAGATATTATATTTGACAAACAAATTTGTGTGGTTTAAGCATTACAGCTACAGTTTGGATGACttttaactcatttgacccatttcatttATTTAGGACCCTTAGACATGAATCAAAAGCTGAATTGGCCATTAATAATAAGTAAATGAATTTTTCAATACACTTGGGGGAACTTTTGACCCGTTTCACTTTTAgcaaaaaacagaaaaaaagattAAATTTCACCCATTAAACAATATGACTCACAGTGACCCATATCAGTTTAAAAAGAAATATACAAGCTTGAAAGATTCTTACTCGATTGTTTTCGATTTTGCTGGCATCTAGTGCAGATTGCGGGATACCAGGGTAACGACGTTTTAATATAAGTAATATCGTCTCTGCTCTATCTTCAAATTGTTCTCTTTTTTCTATACTCACACTTGAACCCCATCCCGATTTTCCATCTTTATTCGTCATTTTCCTCCTCCATATCACAATTGATGCCTCAATCCTGTTCTTGAGATCAAGAATTTTATGCTCTGATGATAAGTCCATCACGGAAAGAAAATAATCCGGATCAAATTGATCAACAGTAATATTTTTATAGACTGAATCTCCTAGGCTTGCCCGTCCATTCTGTCATAGTGATAATTAACTAATTCGCATtaaaaatactaaaaataataatgatacgatTTTTTTAATGACAACCCTTAAGAATATAATGCAACAATAGGGGTTCATTAACAATGACTATCCACTGATGATCCATGATCAAATTGATCAACATTAATATTGCTAGGATAAGACAAATTTACATGCATAGCTCATGCCAAATTTTATCTGGAAAAATTTACGACGTTAGTGAATGGACTGTCCGTGCGATGTGTTCAAACTACAGGGACTATCCACATCGAAAAATAATTTTTCTCACTATCTTAGCAATTTGGTACAAAACCACAAGGACTATCCGTGcaatttttttcaaaaaataaCTTTTGAGACAGTTACCTTGGGGAGGGAGTCAATGTAACTTTCGGGGATTTCCATTTCGGTAAGAACATGAGCGTTCATAGCCATGGTTGCTTTAAGTACTTGGTTCACCGAGTCTTTTTGAAACAACAACCATTTTCTTGTAGTATCAGATAAACCGTTTGGCGGAACTTTTGGAGTCGGTAACCACCATTTATCTCCTTCTCTTTTCTTCTTTGATTTCGATACATCATCTTTAGACGCGTAAGTAAATTCATCCTGATCTCTAAAATTCTCTAAACATTCCTATGTTCACACAAATAAACATAATATCATCAGTTTTCGTTTAGTGCAACTTTTCATTGTGAAACATAAAGTGGCCATTTCTTACCATGAGCATTGCGTCAAGCTTCTTTAGCGCTGGAATATTCACAGCAACATCGCTTCGTTGCCTTGTAACCATTAcctgttcaaagtttttgaattagCAGCATATACATTTATAAATTTAGAGATGAAAAATAGAAGAACTAGGTACCTCCATTGTTACGCcattattattttgttttgaagCCACAAATTCAACAATGTGATCAGTGACTGTTAATAACCAATCGATTTCTTTACGCCACCTCGCTTTACTTTCTGGCGCCATAGGTTCTAATTTCGAGATTTCTCCAAATACAGAAGCTGTATACAACATTTTAtcaaaactacttaatttggtccAATTAAATCTAAGAGTCAATTTTAAGAAAAGTTTATGGAGGATTATGATGCATTAGCGTCATAATCCTCCCTATGTTTTTCTTTGTAAGTTAATTTCTTATGAACCTCAGTTGATCAACAATTCAACATATCCCTAAAAAGCAAGTCCAAACATCCAAAATTACCAAAATTATCAATGAAATTACACGATTACCTGCTAGATTCGTGATGGCATTTGACAATGCCAAAGCCGACGAAACACCTTTCCCTCCACCTGACATATCCTCACCCAATAATAGCTTACCAAACCTCTCCTTCATCAATTCCATATCTTGTAagcaaatacaaaaatacaaaatcAGTTTATCAATAATTcaaaagtaaataaatataaatataaatataagagatgAAACACAATATATGTAATAACCTGCATATATGGATTCAAGTTCAGGATCTAAATCTGATTTATCCTCTTCCATGATAATTCTTGTATGTATAGCTCTAACTATTACCGAATTCGAGCACAAAAGCTGGACAAAAAATGAAAAGGATTTGAACAAAACTACAAAAAAGGTGAATCGGAAACGAGATTGATGATGATGTTTTGTTTCCAATATAGGGAAAGTGATGCAATGTGTTTTTTGAAATGTGGAAAAAATGGTTGTTAGAAAAAGGATGGAGGGAACGTGGGGTGTAGATATTACTACAAACATATTCAAtgcatgatcatgatgatgatgaaatcaTAAGTTTATGAAAAACGCAAAAAAGTAAATaagtaaaaaagaaaataaataagtaaaaaagAAAATTATTTTATTATAGCTTATATTTTAGGtacatatatatcatcatatagcttATATTTTAGGTACCCATAAAAAAATTCAAATAGTATCGGATGATTTTTATACTCAAAAATATTCTCTCTTATTAATCCAGTTTGAAAAACAGAGATtaattttttccataaatataatCTAAAAATCGACATATGTTTTGTTGAAATACTATTACTGTAATTCCTAATAAAATAATGCATCGAATCATTTGCTAAAATTGGGTTTGAGATTATTGTTTCTCAAAAAGAATTTATGTAGGTATATTTCATAATCTAAAGTTAAAAAGTCGTCGACAGCAGGATTCGAACCTGCGCAGGCAAAGCCCAACAGATTTCGAGTCTGTCTCCTTAACCACTCGGACATATCGACAATTTGAGTACCCTCGTATCATTAGAATATAAATTCTATTTGGGTATCCAACTTCTTCGTTTTAACACTAATATACATATCTATTTGACTATTTTTATACTCTCAACAATAAAAGGCAAAACAATGTTTTCCAACTATTTTTATGTGTCAAACACTTTCAATCTACGCATATGAACCCAGATCAAATTCGTTGATGTGAAAATAGTAAACATCACCTAATTACACTTCAAGGATCAAACATTATATGGACCCGTAAGCTACACAACGACTCACTTGAATCAATCAGTACTTGTAAGGGAAATAAAAACGATGACCCATAAACTACACACTGACTCAGTTGAATCCCAAATTCCATCATACTTACATGGTAGAACACCATGTTTGAGCTTGAAGTCTGGTTTTAACCGCCACATCCACTGGATAACAACGTACCCAACGTTTGTGTAGAAGCTTTTTTGGCCATTTTTCAACATCACGAGTGCGTCTCGTGTGATCCTGAAGTTTGACTGTCAAAACATGCCTTCCAGACCTTCAGTTTGTATGATGTTTTTGGCAACGTTTAATGAACCTTTTTCAGTGCATTGGTGTTAGAAAtcgggtatgaattgactgccggattcgttcttgaatcgtgtaatcactatctctataaagtatttcgaccctacgattgccacggttgcacgaaatctttacagggatcaaacaagaacgcaatcagtgttttgggcaacgaaatcactgagcaaattgttagagaatatgtgcGTGTTTCTGTTGGTTTTTATGAATGCAGAATGAATGAACAAAGACgttcataaactgtttataggaaaACAGTTAAACCGAAAGAGTGTAACCCTTCAGTTTTGGCGGGAAAATCGGTTATACCAAAAGGCATACCTGTTCGCTGACACTTATTCgaacgctgccccttggaccccgcaagggggcgcagcccccttgacccccgcattttacgcgacagttagtagccaactcttacgggcgtgtactccacactctccgaacccgttggtaagtatagctagctaacacctgcattcaagtaaatcgcaactaactaaaatgtacgttggatgacactaaaatcaccaacaattggTTTGGTAGTTGTAGTCAGAACTATTAAGAGTTACATTTGGTGTTATAACAAGACTTTGTATGGCACTGGCACCAGTGCTACATAGCGCAACAGTTTCATATCAAGAAGGTACTGTTGTATGCAGAACTACCTCGACTACTTTGTTGCTTGATTCTAACCGTATCAAATGGATGTGGTGCTACAACATCTGTGATTCCCCCAAACCCTCCTAACAATTTCTCTACCCAAACCAGGCCGGAAATAAGATAAGCTTTTATACATGGAACATGGTTTAGCGTAACTGATACATTCTTTAGTACTTTGGATTTCTTTTATTCTTTTTTGTTTGAATCATGTGTTTTTGGGGAAAAAGTTGATTGTATTGAAACTGAAATTCTTGGATGAACAATAGTGCAAGACAAATTTGGAAGTGTTATGTGAATGAAAACAGGAATTACCAttgaaacaagaaagattcaacaTGATTGCAACACGAACCTATAGGTATATTAATGCATTGACAATTTACGCGGTTTTGAATGATTGTgcgtttgataaaattgaatgatttagcgctgaatggttcagaatctgaatgattcaaagccaCCGAATAATATTTGTTCTGAATGAATATAAGCTATTTGATAATCATATAAAATGAACGATATGAACTGAGTAAAATGAACTTATTAACGTGTAacatgaataaaaaattcaatatacttATTGGTTTAAGTGTCCAGGATATGATCTAAGAGAAATATTAtagaaaatttaggctcttaatggttttCAGCTCTGAATGATCCaacactgaattctgaaccatcAAGCACCATATGTTATTctccattaagaggcaaacaaacacACCCGATACTATTAATAACTTGTATCTCCTATTTGACAGTGTTAACCTTCATAAGAAAATCTTACCAGAGACGGTATAACAACCAATTAAAATAAAACACATCCATATCAACACACAACCGAAACACCATCAAGACCAAGTATCAAAAGATGATTATCACAGAAGTTTCGataacataaataaattgataaagtTTGGAATCTTAGGCAAACATTTCACCAAACATATTAAGGGTAAGATTCACTAATCGCAATAGATTATACGCAACAACTTCAGTTCTGCAAGTGGATACCTCATTTCTTCCCACTTTTTTTCAAACCAGCACCTCCTAGTGCTCCCTTTTGAGCTTTTGCTCTAAGTTCCTTAAGTGCCTGCAAAACATGCATATTTGAGAATTTAGCAACGTTCCATTGCCTACAGATAAGTTTCTAGACgcgtacccaaaaaaaaaaaaaaaactcacctTTTCTTCATCCTTTTTCTTTTGAATGTTGGCCTTATCAATCTGCAAAAGCAAAATTGAATAATTACTTAAACATGAATTTTGTGAAATCACAACTGATGCCAGACAGGTAAGGATTATGATTTATCTCGAATGTCTGGGGTAGATCAAACCGGGACAAACATTGCCCAAAGTAAAGTTTTCATGCATACGAACTCCTACATCGCTAAGTATTACTTCAAGATACTTATTTCAAAATTTAAGTTCATCGTATACAAATACGGTTGAACACAAAACCATCCATTTACAGAAGAAATATGTACAATCAGTTGATAATAGCTTATAGCACTTTCCTAGTTTCCTGTTATACTCCTCCATTAATGAGTTAGGGTAATCCTTTTGTATGATTTGAACAGACGAAACACCACAGTTTACCACTTTGAACTTAAAGGATATAGACTAATATAAAGCTTGTTTTACCATAGTTTAGTGTACCATACAAAGATAAGAAATTCGTAACATAATGGCCCGTTATCTCAAAGGGGGTAGTATTGTACAGACAACCATATTCAATGAAGTTTCCACACCTACTAGATTAAGGTACAATAGAATAAAATAAATAAGTCTTCAATCCAAAGGAGGAACGATTATAAATTTAATAGGTTAACTAGCATAAATaccattattatataattaaacaaaAGGTAGGCAGCATAAATGTCAAGAGACGAGTTTAGGGTGGGAGATTGGGTATATTATAAGCTTCAACCTAGCAGGCAGACGTCACTAGAAAAAAGAGAGATatgcatgatatatatatatatatagtaatatattgtAACTTTTGTCATACAATATTTTAATCTCTTTAATCTTTTGTCTTTTGTGTCTTAATCAAAGAGTCTTTATTCCATTCCTTCAAGTTAATATGGGTTCTGAATCACTAGATCTTTAGTCATAAGCAATGTAAATGAATTAATTTTCTTAAATTGAAAGCCCATCATTAAACAAATTCAAATAATTCAAATACATATCTTTGAAAATTATGAGTATAACACATTACACTTTGCTTTAAAAATACACATTACACTTACATACATCTATAACTAATAACAACTAGCTAAACAGTGTGAAAATAAGCATTCATGCTTTACCAATATCAAGTCAAGTTAAGCAAAGTCAATATGATTTTAGTCAAGTTTGCAAATTGGCAATTAATTGTTTGGATTTTTTTAACAATTCTTCTTTAACGCCTCCTTTTTACACAAAATTACTAAAACTCAGAACAAACAAATTTAAGGTAGCAAAGTTAGCTGCATCAACTAAAAGCTTAAGATCTAAGACATATATACAATACAAGAAAAACTACcatgctgttaaaaaaaaaaaatacaagaaaAACTAAACAAAATACAAtaaatatacacatatgtatatacatatatgtaaatacctCGTCGTATTCTTTCTTCTCAGCTTTTGGTGCCTTCAACGGCTTTGCTTTTCCccctgtattaatattaatattaatattaatattaatagcaatATTTGCATCAATAATAATTATTCAAAAGAATTAGTCGATAGTTTGAAAAAGATGAAAGAGTGAGTACCTTGTTTACCACCCTGTTTGGACGACATGATCAGAATCTGAAATTAGGGTTAGAATGTGGTATTCGTATAAAATTTGGGCGACTTGATATTATAACTCAACTCTAACGCAGAATTCAGATGCCTTTATAAAACCACCCAACCCTATTTATTATTTATAGACCCGATTTATTTATCAATCGAGAAAACTGGTTACCGCTAATTTTAAGgttaattaattattaatcatcaatatatatatgttactttaatttaataataatcttttttttttccgccaaaataatacagtaataataattataattatttttataatcataCCACTAGTCCCTATAGTTTTTATAACGTACATCAGTGGTCCAAAACCTAACGTTAGTTAATTTCTTCCGTTAATCAATctaattttctatttttttttatcaaacttattCAGAAAAAATCAAATCTAATCTCTTAATATATAGAGATACAACTTGAAAACCCAAAACAAATATGGAGACAACGTGACGTAATCACAATAAACAATATACAAATGCACCCACAAAACATTAAATCTGAGTCAATCAAATAAATTTTGAATAATTACATACAGATTGAAGTTTAAATGAACACAAAAAGCTCCAAAAGGGAGCATGTAAAAATCATATAGTTGAAAACATTAGCCTTTTGTTGTAAATCTTAGTTTACAGATGGTAACGATGACAACATCAAAGCTTTTGCTCTTGTTGCATTAGTTTTGTCATGCAACTTTAGTTGGTTGTCTCGTGAGGCTATAGAGCATGTCCTACAGTCGTTTTGTATTTTGTGTACCTTATAGtcgataataatgataacaatgaccTTACTATACTCGAAAAGAACCACTAGTTTATTCTCGACTCTCGACTAGCTGAGAGACCACttcaaatccaaaaaaaaaaaatgttctttTAACAAATCAACTATATCAAAAACGTCCTTATTATCTTATTTAGGCTCAAGCCGCCACCTTATGTTAAAAAGGATTCTAGCAAAAAACAAATACCAATTTCAAGCAACTCTTTTAATTCGACTAAAAATTAAACAAAAAGTTGATGATTGTAACAAAGAAAACATAAAAGTTTCTAATTACCTTAACCTTGATATTGGGAAGAACAAAAAGGTAATAGCAAACGGCGAAAAAAATGGTGGTACTCTATTGCGAGTTAAGTTACATTCGACCGTGAGCCCACCAACAGGATGTGTTGATTTCTGATTGTAATGATATTGTTATAGCTTGGTTTGCAGCTCTTAGAGCAAAATCAAATTAAGAACAATGTTTAATGttgaaacttatgttaaaatgatcCATATCGTGTAAAAAATTGTAAGTATATGTAATAACGAACGTATGTGTCGTTGGAATATGAATTTGTGAATACACTGCCAATGTCAATTGATAGGCCTATATAAGTCGTAAACCAAAAACCAAATTTCTGAACATAGAAAGATTCGAGAAAGGTGAATGAGGTTTAAAGCATTATGGTAATGTCAGTCCTCTTGGTATCATACGTGTATGTAGAGGTTCAAAAAATAATGAAAATAGATCTAAAACTACATGATGAATTGCAAAGTTCAACCTTTAATTCAAATGATGGTGATAATTCAACATTTCTTTGTTACTTAGAATTGTAATTGCAGATAaaaactgtaataataatataaaaagtaaAGATAGAATACAATGTTGCTGAAAACTTAAATGTATGTATTACATATGATAGAAGAATTTTAGTAAAAAGGTTCATCACTTTTCTTACCAAAGATACTAGGTCCATATGTAGAACTCACTAGGTCTGCAATGAGATGAAATTGCAAAGTCACAAATGAAACGATTGGTACGAGTGCCAATGCAGCTACCGGATAAACAATCCATGACTTTCTTTGACCAAACACAAGGTACAAAGTTGCACCAAAAGCTATAATCATGGCTGTCATCGAGATGAACAAAGCAACAAGGCCGATAATTAACTTTCTAGGCAATGTAACGAGAAAGTCTTGTTCAGCAAAACGTGTTGTGAGGATTGACAAGAACATTAGTAAGGATGTGATAGCTGCAAACAATGATATGGCATCCGATACAACAAATAATGTAAAGGCGGCATCGTTAGTGAACATTGGGAACCCCGTATTCTTATTGTTGCCACCTGGCACGGTAATAGCGGCTGCAAATACGATGGTGGCGATTAATGCAGCTGTAATTGTGTATGACTCTGCAGCAACCTTCATCCATTTTTCTTCCTTGATCACCAAGTCCTTGTGTTCTCTAGTAAACATCATTTGAGGTGTTTCTCTAAACGAGTTCTTTTGTGTGATGTTTAGTGGGCAGACAAATCCTTCGACTTCCTGTCAACATAACACTGTAAGTAAATACACTATCTGAATGATTTTAGTCATATTACCAATATATAAtaggatatatatgtatatataggtggTTTCGAGATAGcaaagattattattagtattaccttaTACCATTGCAATTCATATTGTATTTGCAAAGCAGCACCAGATATGAGGTTAAGTTTTTCGGGAGGTGCCAATCTTGCAGCCATGTAAAAGGTTATTCTTAAACGGATCTTTGATTGTTTTATAAACATTTTTATGTTCACTCATCTGGTATAACAGGTTGTAAACATTTTCTGAACGGTTTATCACAGCATATTGGATTATGTTGTGACCGTTTTCATTTGCACTCCAAATTGCATTAGGGAAATCAGACACAATCTTGACTGCAACCTCGTGCACGTTTTGTCTAGTGGCTTCAAGAACCGGATTGGTATAATAATGATGTTGAGAGCTGGAGGCTATACAAAACCGTATCAACTCACAAACGAATTGTAATAGGTGTATGACATCAACAAACATATTAAATCTTTCTTTGACAGCTTTATACGACAACACTAATGCAACACGGACACAAAGAAGCATATTTAAAAAGGTGTGTAAAAGAATTTTGAAATCAGCAATGGAATGTACTGATTGCACATGATAAATTGAAAGTTAATTAAAGAAACAGAGAAAAATATGATTATATGGATGAACAAACATGTACCCTGGACTATTCTTTCCCATGTGCTGAGTTCATGTGGGAAATTTTGAGCTATAGCCATCAAAACAGTGTCGCTATCCATCTTTTCGTACTCATTAAGCAAACGTATTGCTAAATCTGATGATATATACGAATAGGTGAAGAATCAGATACCACCGACATTGGTAACAGTATCAAGGGTGAATGTGAAGCTAGCAAATTATTAACTTAGTACTATATAGTTGGTCCTATTTTAAACCATCACAAGATAGCACATTAGTTAGCGCCCTAAGATCCTTGTAAGAGGTCTCAGGGACAAATCTTGGGGTGGTAAGGGAAGGATTTGAAAATGATCACGGATAATCCAATCCC comes from Rutidosis leptorrhynchoides isolate AG116_Rl617_1_P2 chromosome 4, CSIRO_AGI_Rlap_v1, whole genome shotgun sequence and encodes:
- the LOC139839530 gene encoding rop guanine nucleotide exchange factor 12-like; protein product: MEEDKSDLDPELESIYADMELMKERFGKLLLGEDMSGGGKGVSSALALSNAITNLAASVFGEISKLEPMAPESKARWRKEIDWLLTVTDHIVEFVASKQNNNGVTMEVMVTRQRSDVAVNIPALKKLDAMLMECLENFRDQDEFTYASKDDVSKSKKKREGDKWWLPTPKVPPNGLSDTTRKWLLFQKDSVNQVLKATMAMNAHVLTEMEIPESYIDSLPKNGRASLGDSVYKNITVDQFDPDYFLSVMDLSSEHKILDLKNRIEASIVIWRRKMTNKDGKSGWGSSVSIEKREQFEDRAETILLILKRRYPGIPQSALDASKIENNRDIGHAILESYSRILESLAHKVMSRIEDVLHADNLVKNKSGDIKRNPLNDFVSMASGKFLNAKEELENINFSDAPISMTLSDFTSWTLEHENGTKDDLSNGNALTKQSSAANSKKLTYLERLETLGGRSPSTHK